TCCTCTTCCGCAGCAAAGATCACCATCGACTTCGACACGAACCCGCTAAACAAAGGGAATGCTGAAATGGCAAAAGCACCGATCATGTAGAGAACCACCACAGTCCGCATACGGTCAGAAATCCCTCCGAGAGCCGTAAGGGTTCGACGACCGGTCGCGTATATCGCTGCGCCCGCTCCCATGAAGAGCAAGCCTTTGTAAATGACATGTGCAAAGGCGTGTGATGCTGCACCATTCAGTGCGACCTCAGTACCAATGCCTACCGCGGTGACCATGTAGCCTACCTGGCTGATGATGTGGTAGGCAAGCAGTCGCCGTATATCATTCTCTAGTACGGCAAAAACTACTCCATATAGTGCCATGATCACGCCTAGGAAGATGAGGAGTTCCCAACCTGCGAAGCCACGAGCTAGTACATAGACAGCCGTCTTTGTAGTAAAGGCACTTAGGAATACGCTGCCCGTGATTCCCGCTTCCGGATAGGCATCAGAGAGCCACGCATGGAGGGGAACGATAGCAGCGTTGATTGCGAAGCCACCGAGAATTAGCCATCCAGCGACTGAGCCTTCAAAAATTGTGAAATCGAGTGATCCGCCAGCCCCTAAGTGTAACAGGATCCCCGCTAGTAACACGCTGCCGCCGGCCATGTGTACGTAGAGGTATCGCGTTCCAGCCGCTCGTGATTGGGGGAAGCCTCCGGCCCAAATCAGGTAAGCAGATGTCAACGCCATAAGCTCCCAAAAGAGTATTAGCGTAAGGAGGTCTCCGGCGAAAACGACACCGATAGATGTGCCAGCATATCCCAGCGCTGCAGACTGTTGGAAACGGTCATTGAGGTGCCAGGCGTATATGCCACCTAGAGTTGCGGCGATTGCAAAAACATACCCGAAGACAAGGCTGAGACCATCGACACGCAGGGGCTCAAGCTCAAGTGAAAGCCAAGTTAAGTTCCACGAGGAGCCATCATCAAGCACCCAAAATAATTGTCCGAGGACGAGCAATGGCGCCCCGATCGTGATCAGCCTGCGGATATTCAAGTTGGGAATAAGTGTGACCAAGGCGGCTGCAACTAGCATTATGATCACGGGAGGTAGGCTACTCATTTTCTCGATTTTCCTCCACTGTATCGAGATGATCTCCAGTATATGGATCCTTGGTACGCATTAGAAACGCGTGACCTAGCCACTTAGAGATCCAAACTATGCCCAGGCAGGCAAACAGCCCACCAGCAGCCCAGAATAGAAAGTTTTCGCTGCCCCAAAATAATCGGTGTCGGTAGTCAACCAAGAACGTTTCCGCTCCCGCCGAGATTACCAAGCCAATTATTATGGCAATTAAGCTGCTTCGTTCTATTCTCATTGGACACCACCAACGATCGTGCTATTGAGTCCTGATGCGGAATCAGCTACTGCGTGGGCAAGGTTATAGAAATGGAAAGGAAAATCCGGTAATACACCTAGTACGAGTGCCAGAACACCCGTGATAGCTAAGGGCATCACCATACGCATATCAGCCTCGCCATAACGCGTGTGATCGGGCGAGGTTCGCATGAATGCGCGAAGTATGATGGGGAATAGATAGCCTGCACTAAGCACCCCGCTGACAAGATACACGGCGAGGAAAACCTGTTGCCCTACCTCAGCAGCACCCCATCCTAGGTACATCTTGCTTGTAAAAAGAACGAAAGGCGGAATTCCAGCCATGCTTAACGAAGCTAGAGTGAAAGCCCCCATGGTTATTGGCATTTGCCTGCCAATGCCGTCGAGTTCACTAACGTTGTCCTTATGGGTTCGAACATGAATAGCCCCCGCTACAAAGAAGAGAGTAATCTTGGTCACTCCATGCCCGACGATGTGGAGTAAGGCTCCTGTGAGTGCGATGGGTCCTAGAAGAGCGACTCCTAGGACTATGTATGAAAGGTGGCTGATGGTTGAATAAGCCAACCGGCGCTTGAGATTGTCATGCCTGAGGGCAAGAGTAGAGCCAATAACGATCGTCGCTCCAGACATTACTGCAACGACAATCCATGCGCCCATCTCTTGCAGTAATGCGGAACCAAATACAAATACCATAACACGGACAATTCCAAAAACTCCTGCTTTTACGACTGCTACTGCGTGAAGAAGAGCAGAAACAGGCGTCGGGGCGACCATCGCGCTTGGTAGCCAACTGTGTAGTGGCATGACTGCCGCCTTGACTCCCACACCTAGAGCGAGCATGCCGAAAAGTCCCCACTGAGTTGCCTGATTGAGGCCTGCTTGGTGGAGGAACCCACCAGCTGAAAACGTGGCATCGATGCCAAGCACATGCATCCAGGCAGTCGCGCCGATTAGAAGGAGCCCTCCGGATAATGTGTAGGTCAAATACTTTCGACCTGCAACGATGGCTTCTTCCGTTTCCCTGTGGGTTACTAGAGGGTAGGTAGACAGAGTTAGCAATTCATAAAATAGCACAAATGTGAGGAGATTTTCCGCGAGAGCTACTCCAATTGCCGCGCTAATACTGAGGGCAAACGCAGAGAAGAAACGCGTTTGTTTATGTTCGTTCCCACCGCGCATGTAGCCTACTGCGTACACGCCAGCCAATATCCATAGACCTGATGCAAGACCGCCGAAAATCATGCCCGCTGGGTCAGCACGTAGCGCGATATCGATACCAGGTGAGAGTTCAATGATTGTCATTTGCGCGAGTCGGCCTTGACGTGTTTCGTTCAGCATTAACAAAACGACTGCGACGAGTAGGATTGCGGCTACGGTCGACCAAGAATCCCTGAGGTTTGGATGACGGGACGTCGTTAGAGCAATGAGCATGGCGGCACCGACTGGGATCAGGACAGCGATTAAAGGTAGAGGAGATGAGAAAATTTCGTTCATGACACCCCTGGCCTCAGGATGTTATCAATGATGACTACGTTAAAGACACCGATTGCCACAATTGCGACAGCAAGTATGATTAAAGGTGCCCACACATCAATCTGAGATTCTTTGGCACGTGCAACTTCTGTGCGTATAGCTGAACTAGGTGTCTCATCGTGGCTATCATGAACTATGTTGGATTTCGCGGGTCTAAGATAAGCCTGCTCTAGCACCTTGAACAAATACACCGCGGTTAGCAGGCTACTTAGGAGTACTACGACTACTACTGCCCAATCGCCTTGATTCAATCCTGCTTGAATCATGTACCACTTACTGAAGAATCCAGCAGTAGGAGGTATTCCCACCATCGAGATTGCAGCTAGGGTGAAGGCTGCCATTGTAACGGGCATACTTCGCCCCAAACCCGCAAAATTATGGACCTTTTGTAGCCCAACTTGTAGACGTATTGACGCTGCTGCAAGAAAGAGAGTCGACTTCATGGCAGCATGATTAACGATATGCAAAAGTGCGGCAACGAAGGCAAGTGGCGTCGCGAGACCAATTCCAACCGCGATTAAGGCTAACTGACTGATGCTGCTATATGCCAACATCCTACGAATATCTGTTTGGCTTGCTGCGGCAATCGAGCCAAATGCAATTCCGATAAGACCAAGGATGACGAGTGCATCGGCGACAGGGACAATGTCAGTAAGGTATCCATGAGGGAACACGCTCAAAAACATTCTTAACATAGCGTATGCAGCGACCTTGGTCATGATGGGAGAGATGAGTGAGTTCACAGAGGAAGGAGCATGCTGATATGCATCTGGTAGCCAAAAATGCATGGGGACAAGCCCCATTTTGAGGCCTAGCCCTGCAAATATGAGGACGGCACCAGCTTGAACAGCACGTGTGGCTTCCGCATCGGGAAGTAGTAGGCGAGCCTCTTCCATATTTAAAGTACCTGTTGCGAAATAGATGAAACCGACACCCAGGAGATAAAAAGCCCCTCCGATGGATCCGATGATTAGATAGCGAAACCCTGCGAGCATCGCGTTACGGCCACCAATGAAGACCAGAGCGTAGGCGGAGAGAGAGGAGATTTCAAGGAAGACGAAAAGGTTGAATAAATCTCCAGTTACAACGATTCCCGTCAGACCTCCCAAAAGGAGGAGCACGAGAGAGTAGAAAATTCCGGTACTACGGTCAGCAGATTCTTTCAGGACCCATCGGCGTGTTGAGATAAGCACTAGGAATGAAACTGTGGTGATCACAACGCATACATATGCCGCTACTTCATCGACGACGTATTCGATCCCGACTGGTGGAGCCCACCCTCCTAGATCGTAGTACAAGGTTCCATGTGTTAAAACTCGATCGAGTGCCAAGAATGAGGCGATCGTAGAGATAAAAACTCCACATAGTGTGGCTGCAAAAACCGAGCCCCCCCAAACTTGTCCAAGAAGCGGCGTGAGCAGCGAGAAAATTAGTAGCGTCATCGGGATGATTACAGGTAATTGATCCATCTTACTTCCTAACCTCTTCAAGTAAAATAGATTCGTCCAAGGTTCCGAATTCGCGCTGAATTCGGACTAGAAAACTGAGAGCGACACCTGTGATTGCAACCCCAACTACAATTGCGGTCAGCATTAAAACGTGAGGTAATGGATTTACGAAGTCTTCAGGGTGCGGATGAGCCCCACTATGTAAGCCTTCAATTATTGGAACCGAACCCCCTTCTCGCATCGAACCTGATATAAAAAATAGTATTATTGCGGATTGGAATATATTCAGGCCTATTATTTTTTTCAGCAAGCTACGCTTACCTAGCATGCCATAGAGCCCAATAATGAGTAGCAACATTGTTGCCCAGTAGGGGAATCGTTCTGAAATCAACTCAATCATTCTTAGGATCCTTTGATAAAAGGTCAAAAATGATCACAAGTACGCTTGCAACTCCAAGGAATACTCCGAGTTCTATAATCCACATTCCCATAGCACGATTTGTTCGATTCTCTCCTGCAAATTCGTTAAACCATTGCAGAGGAATAGCTGCATAATCAAGATAATTGGCTCCAAAAAGCTGAGCAAGAATGCCTGTAACAACGTATATCCCTAATCCAGTGCTTGCCACAACAATTAAAAGCGGCATAGGGAGACTCTTTAATCCTTTAGTCTGGGTATTACCCCCTATAAGACGAACGAGTATGATTGCCGACGCAAATATGGCTCCTGCTTGAAAGCCTCCACCTGGGCTAGATTCGCCATGTATTAATACATAGACGGCGAAAACAATCATCAGTGGAACTAAAAAGTTTTTAGCAATAAATCTGAGTATTGTGCTTTCGTAAGGTTGATTCATTTTTTACGAGGATCCTTCTTTTTTCTTCCATGACTGCCTAGTACCAGTAGAACAGCAAGCCCAGCCGTAAAAATAACAAAGGTTTCTCCTAAAGTGTCATACCCTCTGAAGTCGGCCAAAATTGCAGAAACAATATTGGGGACATGGATTTCTGTTTCTGTGAGTTTCGTGAATTCAGGTGAAAGATGCACATTAGCAGGAGATTGAGGATTTGCTCTAGATGGCAAATCAGAGGTCGCCCACAGCAGCAAAATGAGAACAAAAGTTAAAAATGTAAATGTTAGCCACTTCAATCGACTGACCTCCGTCGCAACACACTTATTGCTGCGGTAAGTAGTACTCCAGTCACTCCTGCGCCTAAGGCAGCTTCAGTTAGAGCAACGTCTACAGCTCCCATAAGAGCTAATAATGATGCAGCGAGAAAGCTATAAACAGAGAGTGAAGCCACTGCAGCAATCATGTCTTTAACTTGCAATGCAACTATGGCTGAGGTAATTAATAGCCCAAACAAAAGTAATTCAATCCACCAAATCATTTTCTTTCCTTTCCGGTTTCTTGAATCCAAGGCTTTAACCCGGAACGAGTTGCTGCTCGTATCAATAAATGTGCAGCGAGTGGGTTTGCGATAGTAATAAAAATTATTATCAGCAGGAGCTTTAACCTGAGTAATATGCTTGCATCTAGAAATAGTAAGCCGACGATAATTAGGGTGATGCCCAATGTTTCAGTTTTCGAAACGGCATGAACCCTAGTGTAAAAATCGGGTAGCCGAAGTAAGCCTATTCCAGTTATGGCGAGGAAGATTAGACCAAGAAAAATTAGTATGCTGCTTACAAGTTCCAAAGTTAATCTTCCTTATGGGTTTCTAGGTACTTCCCTATAGCTACGGTTCCTATGAAGTTAAGTAGTGCGTAAGTAAGCGCTAAATCAACAAACATATCAGGCCGGTTGAATACGTAGC
The nucleotide sequence above comes from Dehalococcoidia bacterium. Encoded proteins:
- a CDS encoding Na(+)/H(+) antiporter subunit D, with protein sequence MSSLPPVIIMLVAAALVTLIPNLNIRRLITIGAPLLVLGQLFWVLDDGSSWNLTWLSLELEPLRVDGLSLVFGYVFAIAATLGGIYAWHLNDRFQQSAALGYAGTSIGVVFAGDLLTLILFWELMALTSAYLIWAGGFPQSRAAGTRYLYVHMAGGSVLLAGILLHLGAGGSLDFTIFEGSVAGWLILGGFAINAAIVPLHAWLSDAYPEAGITGSVFLSAFTTKTAVYVLARGFAGWELLIFLGVIMALYGVVFAVLENDIRRLLAYHIISQVGYMVTAVGIGTEVALNGAASHAFAHVIYKGLLFMGAGAAIYATGRRTLTALGGISDRMRTVVVLYMIGAFAISAFPLFSGFVSKSMVIFAAEEEHMSWVVALLYLASVGTFLHTGLKLPYFIWFGPRRDDIKVNPVPRGMIIAMLFAAALCVGIGVYPSALYDVLPYANHYEPYTSDHVVSTLQMLGFTAIGAWLLRHKLKGESSVTLDTDWFYRKAQTPVRVLIQRPLEQFFTFFERLVHFTARKLSLLAMVPAAGWAGILKRIGYAQRNGNEAALAFLGRPPIGIVIAAILVTFSIVFLIGALT
- a CDS encoding monovalent cation/H+ antiporter subunit D family protein (subunit D of antiporter complex involved in resistance to high concentrations of Na+, K+, Li+ and/or alkali; contains an oxidoreductase domain; catalyzes the transfer of electrons from NADH to ubiquinone) gives rise to the protein MNEIFSSPLPLIAVLIPVGAAMLIALTTSRHPNLRDSWSTVAAILLVAVVLLMLNETRQGRLAQMTIIELSPGIDIALRADPAGMIFGGLASGLWILAGVYAVGYMRGGNEHKQTRFFSAFALSISAAIGVALAENLLTFVLFYELLTLSTYPLVTHRETEEAIVAGRKYLTYTLSGGLLLIGATAWMHVLGIDATFSAGGFLHQAGLNQATQWGLFGMLALGVGVKAAVMPLHSWLPSAMVAPTPVSALLHAVAVVKAGVFGIVRVMVFVFGSALLQEMGAWIVVAVMSGATIVIGSTLALRHDNLKRRLAYSTISHLSYIVLGVALLGPIALTGALLHIVGHGVTKITLFFVAGAIHVRTHKDNVSELDGIGRQMPITMGAFTLASLSMAGIPPFVLFTSKMYLGWGAAEVGQQVFLAVYLVSGVLSAGYLFPIILRAFMRTSPDHTRYGEADMRMVMPLAITGVLALVLGVLPDFPFHFYNLAHAVADSASGLNSTIVGGVQ
- a CDS encoding NADH/ubiquinone/plastoquinone (complex I) — translated: MDQLPVIIPMTLLIFSLLTPLLGQVWGGSVFAATLCGVFISTIASFLALDRVLTHGTLYYDLGGWAPPVGIEYVVDEVAAYVCVVITTVSFLVLISTRRWVLKESADRSTGIFYSLVLLLLGGLTGIVVTGDLFNLFVFLEISSLSAYALVFIGGRNAMLAGFRYLIIGSIGGAFYLLGVGFIYFATGTLNMEEARLLLPDAEATRAVQAGAVLIFAGLGLKMGLVPMHFWLPDAYQHAPSSVNSLISPIMTKVAAYAMLRMFLSVFPHGYLTDIVPVADALVILGLIGIAFGSIAAASQTDIRRMLAYSSISQLALIAVGIGLATPLAFVAALLHIVNHAAMKSTLFLAAASIRLQVGLQKVHNFAGLGRSMPVTMAAFTLAAISMVGIPPTAGFFSKWYMIQAGLNQGDWAVVVVVLLSSLLTAVYLFKVLEQAYLRPAKSNIVHDSHDETPSSAIRTEVARAKESQIDVWAPLIILAVAIVAIGVFNVVIIDNILRPGVS
- a CDS encoding cation:proton antiporter subunit C, which gives rise to MIELISERFPYWATMLLLIIGLYGMLGKRSLLKKIIGLNIFQSAIILFFISGSMREGGSVPIIEGLHSGAHPHPEDFVNPLPHVLMLTAIVVGVAITGVALSFLVRIQREFGTLDESILLEEVRK
- a CDS encoding cation:proton antiporter (subunit B of antiporter complex involved in resistance to high concentrations of Na+, K+, Li+ and/or alkali), producing MNQPYESTILRFIAKNFLVPLMIVFAVYVLIHGESSPGGGFQAGAIFASAIILVRLIGGNTQTKGLKSLPMPLLIVVASTGLGIYVVTGILAQLFGANYLDYAAIPLQWFNEFAGENRTNRAMGMWIIELGVFLGVASVLVIIFDLLSKDPKND
- a CDS encoding DUF4040 domain-containing protein, which translates into the protein MIWWIELLLFGLLITSAIVALQVKDMIAAVASLSVYSFLAASLLALMGAVDVALTEAALGAGVTGVLLTAAISVLRRRSVD
- the mnhG gene encoding monovalent cation/H(+) antiporter subunit G — its product is MELVSSILIFLGLIFLAITGIGLLRLPDFYTRVHAVSKTETLGITLIIVGLLFLDASILLRLKLLLIIIFITIANPLAAHLLIRAATRSGLKPWIQETGKERK